One genomic region from Amaranthus tricolor cultivar Red isolate AtriRed21 unplaced genomic scaffold, ASM2621246v1 ptg001910l, whole genome shotgun sequence encodes:
- the LOC130804973 gene encoding NAC domain-containing protein 90-like isoform X1, producing the protein MEQLPPGFRFYPTEEELITFYLHNRFHNQRSELDRVIPSIDIYNFEPSQLPGLAGELCHGDMEQWFFFMQQQEREARGGRPNRTTASGYWKATGSPSYVYSSQTNKVIGVKKTLVFYKGKAPTGRKTKWKMNEYKAVKQQHNNIASSSTTTAVPELMHGLSLYRVYITSGCARAFDRRPPGTILGDIGAQNVRDYKADLQTSEAAASQSANPKTLLVEKSSSTDGSNSGCDDQETIQHAAAGNSYSSEIEMAEDGTFWDWKQLDWL; encoded by the exons ATGGAGCAACTTCCACCTGGTTTTAGGTTCTATCCTACTGAAGAAGAGCTCATAACTTTTTACCTTCACAATAGATTTCATAACCAAAGATCCGAGCTTGATCGCGTCATCCCTTCCATTGACATCTATAACTTCGAGCCTTCTCAGTTACCAG GGTTGGCAGGGGAGTTATGTCATGGAGATATGGAGCAATGGTTCTTCTTCATGCAACAGCAAGAAAGAGAAGCACGAGGTGGGAGGCCAAACCGAACAACTGCTTCTGGTTACTGGAAAGCAACAGGGTCACCAAGCTACGTTTACTCATCACAAACTAATAAAGTGATTGGGGTTAAGAAAACATTGGTTTTCTACAAGGGTAAAGCTCCTACTGGCAGGAAAACCAAGTGGAAGATGAATGAATATAAGGCTGTCAAGcaacaacataataatattgcCTCATCTTCCACTACTACTGCAGTCCCTGAG CTGATGCATGGGCTTAGCTTGTACAGAGTGTATATAACCTCTGGATGTGCTCGAGCTTTTGATCGGCGGCCACCAGGAACAATCCTAGGAGATATTGGAGCCCAAAATGTTAGAGATTACAAAGCTGATTTGCAAACATCTGAGGCTGCAGCTTCACAAAGTGCAAATCCTAAAACATTATTAGTAGAGAAAAGTAGCTCAACAGATGGCTCTAACTCAGGGTGTGATGATCAGGAAACCATCCAACACGCTGCAGCTGGAAATAGTTACTCTTCTGAGATTGAGATGGCTGAAGATGGTACCTTCTGGGATTGGAAACAACTAGATTGGTTATAA
- the LOC130804973 gene encoding NAC domain-containing protein 90-like isoform X2 gives MEQLPPGFRFYPTEEELITFYLHNRFHNQRSELDRVIPSIDIYNFEPSQLPGELCHGDMEQWFFFMQQQEREARGGRPNRTTASGYWKATGSPSYVYSSQTNKVIGVKKTLVFYKGKAPTGRKTKWKMNEYKAVKQQHNNIASSSTTTAVPELMHGLSLYRVYITSGCARAFDRRPPGTILGDIGAQNVRDYKADLQTSEAAASQSANPKTLLVEKSSSTDGSNSGCDDQETIQHAAAGNSYSSEIEMAEDGTFWDWKQLDWL, from the exons ATGGAGCAACTTCCACCTGGTTTTAGGTTCTATCCTACTGAAGAAGAGCTCATAACTTTTTACCTTCACAATAGATTTCATAACCAAAGATCCGAGCTTGATCGCGTCATCCCTTCCATTGACATCTATAACTTCGAGCCTTCTCAGTTACCAG GGGAGTTATGTCATGGAGATATGGAGCAATGGTTCTTCTTCATGCAACAGCAAGAAAGAGAAGCACGAGGTGGGAGGCCAAACCGAACAACTGCTTCTGGTTACTGGAAAGCAACAGGGTCACCAAGCTACGTTTACTCATCACAAACTAATAAAGTGATTGGGGTTAAGAAAACATTGGTTTTCTACAAGGGTAAAGCTCCTACTGGCAGGAAAACCAAGTGGAAGATGAATGAATATAAGGCTGTCAAGcaacaacataataatattgcCTCATCTTCCACTACTACTGCAGTCCCTGAG CTGATGCATGGGCTTAGCTTGTACAGAGTGTATATAACCTCTGGATGTGCTCGAGCTTTTGATCGGCGGCCACCAGGAACAATCCTAGGAGATATTGGAGCCCAAAATGTTAGAGATTACAAAGCTGATTTGCAAACATCTGAGGCTGCAGCTTCACAAAGTGCAAATCCTAAAACATTATTAGTAGAGAAAAGTAGCTCAACAGATGGCTCTAACTCAGGGTGTGATGATCAGGAAACCATCCAACACGCTGCAGCTGGAAATAGTTACTCTTCTGAGATTGAGATGGCTGAAGATGGTACCTTCTGGGATTGGAAACAACTAGATTGGTTATAA